In Acidovorax sp. GBBC 1281, a single window of DNA contains:
- the pilQ gene encoding type IV pilus secretin PilQ: MIQKNSFGTRYRALLLAAVASLGSTWAYAQTAIEAVQGVMQGGTELVRIDLSQPLSTLPTGFAIQAPARIALDFPATTNATGKSLVEVNQGNLKSVNIVQAGDRSRVVLNLKQPTSYRAEIQGKSLMVALEPVSNTAAAQPAPVAVFAEDRNSDVLPLRDLDFRRGSDGAGRVIVGLANNQVGVDLRQQGKGLVVEFLKSSLPEGLRRRLDVTDFGTPVQIVTTSQQGERVRMTIDPIGEWEHSAYQSDNQFVVEIRQKKVDLSKLTQGPGFSGEKLSLNFQNIEVRSLLQVIADFTNFNIVTSDTVTGALTLRLKDVPWDQALQIIMDAKGLGMRKSGTVLWIAPKDEIDARTKKDYEAALAIQKLEPLRTQAFQLNYAKAADMVTQLATSTNSGGTSGTSTRFLSERGSAISEPRTNQLFVTDTPSKLEEVRQLLSTLDVAVRQVMIEARIVEARDTFGRSLGVKLGASDLRASRGGDGGYGIGGNNRVAFGTSYSNAVSTSGASSSATDPGGTFVNLPAQLSTTSAVGSFALSIFNSAANRFLTLELSAMEADGQGKIVSSPRLITADQTKALIEQGTEYPYSVTAPNGATTIAFKKAVLKLEVTPQITPEGNIILDLDVNKDSRGESTTQGVAIDTKHIKTQVLIENGGTVVIGGIFEMEETNQENKIPVLGDVPVVGNLFKSRTKESTKREMLVFITPKVISDRGPVR; this comes from the coding sequence ATGATTCAGAAAAACAGTTTTGGTACACGCTATCGGGCGTTGTTGTTGGCTGCTGTGGCATCGCTGGGCAGCACCTGGGCCTATGCTCAGACCGCCATCGAGGCCGTCCAAGGGGTCATGCAGGGCGGTACCGAATTGGTGCGCATCGATTTGTCGCAACCCCTTTCCACCCTGCCGACCGGTTTTGCCATTCAGGCCCCGGCCAGGATCGCGCTTGATTTTCCGGCGACGACCAATGCGACGGGCAAGTCGCTGGTGGAAGTCAACCAGGGCAATCTGAAGTCCGTGAACATCGTGCAGGCAGGCGACCGGTCCCGCGTCGTTCTGAACCTCAAGCAACCCACGTCGTACCGTGCCGAAATCCAGGGCAAGTCCTTGATGGTGGCGCTGGAGCCCGTGTCGAACACGGCGGCGGCGCAGCCGGCGCCGGTGGCGGTTTTCGCGGAAGACCGCAACAGCGATGTCCTGCCGCTGCGTGACCTCGACTTCCGCCGCGGCAGCGACGGGGCGGGCCGCGTGATCGTGGGCCTGGCCAACAACCAGGTCGGCGTGGATCTGCGTCAGCAAGGCAAGGGCCTGGTGGTCGAATTCCTGAAATCGTCGCTGCCGGAAGGTTTGCGCCGCCGCCTGGATGTGACGGACTTCGGCACCCCGGTGCAGATCGTCACGACATCGCAGCAAGGTGAGCGCGTTCGGATGACCATCGATCCCATCGGCGAGTGGGAGCACAGCGCATACCAGAGCGACAACCAGTTCGTGGTGGAAATCCGCCAGAAGAAGGTGGACCTGAGCAAGCTGACGCAGGGCCCCGGGTTCAGCGGCGAAAAGCTGTCGCTCAATTTCCAGAACATCGAAGTGCGTTCATTGCTGCAGGTGATTGCGGACTTCACGAACTTCAATATCGTCACCTCCGACACCGTCACCGGCGCGCTCACGCTGCGTCTGAAGGACGTGCCATGGGATCAGGCCCTGCAGATCATCATGGACGCCAAAGGTCTCGGCATGCGCAAGTCCGGCACGGTGCTCTGGATCGCGCCCAAGGACGAAATCGACGCCCGCACCAAGAAGGACTACGAGGCGGCGCTCGCGATCCAGAAGCTCGAGCCGCTGCGCACACAAGCCTTCCAGCTGAACTATGCCAAGGCGGCCGACATGGTGACCCAACTGGCGACCAGCACGAACAGCGGCGGTACCAGCGGCACGTCCACGCGCTTTCTTTCCGAGCGGGGCAGTGCGATCTCCGAGCCTCGGACCAATCAGCTTTTCGTGACGGACACGCCGAGCAAGCTGGAAGAGGTGCGGCAACTGCTGTCGACGCTTGATGTGGCGGTGCGCCAGGTCATGATCGAAGCGCGAATTGTGGAAGCGCGCGACACCTTCGGCCGATCGCTCGGCGTCAAGCTGGGTGCATCTGACCTGAGGGCCAGCCGCGGCGGCGACGGTGGCTACGGCATCGGTGGCAACAACCGTGTCGCCTTCGGCACGAGCTACAGCAACGCCGTGTCCACGAGCGGCGCCAGTTCCTCGGCCACCGATCCTGGAGGCACGTTCGTCAATCTGCCGGCCCAGCTGTCCACGACGAGTGCGGTGGGCTCGTTTGCCCTGTCCATCTTCAATTCGGCGGCCAACCGTTTCCTGACCCTTGAGCTGTCGGCGATGGAGGCCGACGGCCAAGGCAAGATCGTGTCCAGCCCGCGTTTGATCACGGCAGACCAGACGAAGGCCTTGATCGAGCAGGGCACGGAGTACCCTTACTCCGTCACGGCTCCCAACGGCGCCACCACCATCGCCTTCAAGAAGGCGGTGCTGAAGCTGGAAGTGACGCCGCAGATCACCCCGGAGGGCAACATCATTCTTGATTTGGATGTCAACAAGGACAGCCGTGGCGAGAGCACGACGCAGGGCGTGGCCATCGACACCAAGCATATCAAGACCCAGGTGTTGATCGAAAATGGCGGGACCGTGGTGATCGGGGGTATTTTCGAGATGGAAGAAACCAACCAGGAAAATAAAATTCCCGTGCTGGGCGATGTGCCGGTGGTGGGCAACCTCTTCAAGAGCCGGACCAAAGAATCCACGAAGCGGGAAATGCTGGTATTCATCACACCCAAGGTCATTTCCGATCGCGGACCAGTTCGTTAA
- a CDS encoding penicillin-binding protein 1A has translation MPSSPTDKTPNPNPPKRPAWWRWIVRSAAWLLGLAAAGAVGVALTIAVALAVAYPNLPDISDLADYRPKLPMRVYSVEGALLGEFGEERRNLTPIQDIPKVMTNAVLAIEDARFFQHGGVDYKGVVRAALANLGRVKSQGASTITMQVARNVYLSSEKTFTRKIYEILLTFKLEHLLTKNQILEIYMNQIYLGNRAYGFAAASEAYFGKPLQSISIAEAAMLAGLPKAPSAYNPISNPKRARIRQLYIIDRMQENGFITAQEAAAAKEEDLKIRSGPDSTRIHAEYVAEMARQLIFAQYGNEAYTRGLNVYTTLNAGDQEAAYVALRKGIMDYERRQHYRGPEKFVALPTNAQEAEDVIDDTLALHPDNGDVMSAVVLEATPKKIVAARASGEPIEITGDGLKPAQSGLSDKAPPNVKIRRGAVIRVIQTPKKTWDITQLPEVEGALVAVDPRTGAIKALVGGFDFDKNKFNHVTQAWRQPGSSFKPFIYSAALEKGFTPATVVNDAPLFFSAGVTGGQPWEPKNYDGKYDGPMTLRTALARSKNVVSIRVLQAVGPKNGQEWVSKFGFDAEKHPPYLTMALGAGSVTPMQMVSAYSVFANGGYRVNPYLISRVTDHKGRILSDFQPPATSDNPRAIDARNAFVMDSLLQEVTRSGTAARAQATLKRPDLYGKTGTTNDAVDAWFAGFQPTVAAVTWIGYDTPRNLGSRETGGGLSLPIWISFMERALKGVPVAEPTVPPGVVNVGGEWFYEEFARNAGVASVGMEDASAAVPGSPPQTPPPTEERNRILDLFRN, from the coding sequence ATGCCGTCATCACCTACCGACAAGACCCCCAACCCGAATCCGCCGAAACGGCCGGCATGGTGGCGCTGGATCGTCCGCAGCGCAGCGTGGTTGCTGGGACTGGCGGCAGCCGGCGCCGTGGGCGTGGCGCTCACGATCGCCGTCGCGCTGGCGGTGGCCTATCCCAATCTGCCGGACATTTCGGACTTGGCGGACTATCGGCCCAAGCTGCCGATGCGGGTGTACTCGGTCGAAGGCGCATTGCTGGGCGAGTTCGGTGAGGAACGGCGCAACCTCACCCCCATCCAGGACATCCCCAAGGTCATGACCAATGCGGTGCTGGCGATCGAAGACGCGCGCTTCTTCCAGCACGGCGGCGTGGACTACAAGGGCGTGGTGCGCGCAGCGCTGGCCAACCTGGGCCGCGTGAAGAGCCAGGGCGCCTCGACGATCACGATGCAGGTGGCCCGAAACGTTTATTTGTCGTCCGAAAAAACATTTACCCGGAAAATTTACGAAATATTACTAACCTTCAAATTGGAGCACCTGCTGACCAAGAACCAGATTCTCGAGATCTACATGAATCAGATTTATCTCGGAAACAGGGCATACGGTTTTGCGGCGGCTTCGGAGGCTTATTTCGGCAAGCCGCTGCAGAGCATTTCCATCGCGGAGGCGGCCATGCTGGCCGGGCTGCCCAAGGCCCCTTCGGCCTACAACCCCATCAGCAACCCCAAGCGCGCCCGCATCCGCCAGCTGTACATCATCGACCGCATGCAGGAGAACGGCTTCATCACCGCGCAGGAGGCCGCCGCCGCCAAGGAAGAGGACCTGAAGATCCGCTCCGGCCCGGATTCCACCCGCATCCACGCCGAGTACGTGGCCGAAATGGCCCGCCAGCTCATCTTCGCCCAGTACGGCAACGAGGCCTATACCCGCGGCCTGAACGTCTACACGACCCTCAATGCCGGTGACCAGGAAGCGGCCTATGTCGCCCTGCGCAAGGGCATCATGGATTACGAACGCCGCCAGCATTACCGCGGGCCCGAGAAGTTCGTGGCCCTGCCCACCAACGCCCAGGAAGCCGAGGACGTGATCGACGACACGCTCGCCCTGCATCCCGACAACGGCGACGTGATGTCGGCGGTGGTGCTGGAGGCCACGCCCAAGAAGATCGTGGCAGCGCGCGCCAGCGGGGAGCCGATCGAGATCACCGGCGACGGCCTGAAACCGGCCCAATCGGGCCTGAGCGACAAGGCGCCGCCGAATGTCAAGATTCGCCGCGGCGCCGTGATCCGCGTGATCCAGACCCCCAAGAAGACCTGGGACATCACCCAGCTGCCGGAAGTCGAGGGCGCCCTGGTGGCGGTCGATCCGCGCACCGGCGCCATCAAGGCTCTGGTGGGCGGCTTCGATTTCGACAAGAACAAGTTCAACCATGTGACGCAGGCATGGCGCCAGCCAGGGTCGAGCTTCAAGCCGTTCATCTACTCGGCCGCGCTGGAAAAAGGCTTCACGCCGGCCACCGTGGTGAACGATGCCCCGCTGTTCTTCAGCGCCGGCGTCACGGGCGGCCAGCCCTGGGAACCCAAGAACTACGACGGCAAGTACGACGGCCCGATGACCCTGCGCACCGCGCTGGCGCGCTCGAAGAATGTGGTGTCCATCCGCGTCCTGCAGGCGGTCGGCCCCAAGAACGGGCAGGAGTGGGTGTCCAAGTTCGGCTTCGACGCCGAAAAGCACCCGCCCTACCTGACCATGGCGCTGGGCGCAGGGTCGGTCACGCCCATGCAGATGGTGTCGGCCTATTCGGTGTTCGCCAACGGCGGCTACCGCGTGAACCCCTACCTGATCAGCCGCGTCACCGACCACAAGGGCCGCATCCTGTCGGACTTCCAGCCGCCGGCCACCTCCGACAACCCCCGTGCGATCGATGCGCGCAACGCCTTCGTGATGGACAGCTTGCTGCAGGAAGTCACCCGCTCCGGCACGGCGGCGCGCGCGCAGGCCACGCTCAAGCGCCCCGACCTGTACGGCAAGACCGGTACAACCAACGATGCCGTCGATGCCTGGTTCGCCGGTTTTCAGCCCACGGTGGCCGCGGTGACCTGGATCGGCTACGACACGCCCCGCAACCTGGGCAGCCGCGAAACCGGCGGCGGGCTGAGCCTGCCGATCTGGATCAGCTTCATGGAGCGCGCGCTCAAGGGCGTCCCGGTGGCCGAACCCACCGTGCCGCCCGGCGTGGTGAACGTGGGTGGAGAATGGTTCTATGAGGAGTTCGCCCGCAACGCCGGGGTTGCCAGCGTGGGCATGGAAGACGCCTCCGCCGCCGTGCCCGGATCGCCGCCGCAGACGCCCCCGCCGACCGAGGAGCGCAACCGGATCCTGGATCTGTTCCGCAATTGA
- a CDS encoding type 4a pilus biogenesis protein PilO — protein sequence MATKKASSVDFVALQSSLQRQFRNLDPKDPSLWPVLPRILLCMAIAAGIATFLWFFKLNEYEAELEAEQAKELTLRADYEKKLVKAVSLDALKKQREQVQQYVIQLEKQLPSKAEMAALLSDINQAGLGRSLQFESFKPGQIVVRDYYAELPISIKVTGRYHDIGAFAADIANLSRIVTLNNISILPSGKDGGSLTMEATARTFRYLDPEEIQAQRQAAGGAKK from the coding sequence ATGGCAACGAAAAAAGCGTCTTCCGTGGATTTTGTGGCGCTGCAATCCAGCTTGCAGCGGCAGTTTCGCAACCTTGATCCCAAGGATCCTTCTCTGTGGCCTGTGCTGCCAAGGATCCTGCTTTGCATGGCCATCGCGGCAGGCATTGCCACCTTCCTTTGGTTCTTCAAGCTGAATGAGTACGAGGCGGAGTTGGAGGCGGAGCAGGCCAAGGAACTCACCTTGCGCGCCGATTATGAAAAGAAGCTCGTGAAGGCTGTGAGCCTCGACGCGCTCAAGAAGCAGCGCGAGCAGGTTCAGCAGTATGTGATCCAGCTGGAAAAGCAGTTGCCGAGCAAGGCGGAAATGGCGGCTCTTTTGTCCGATATCAATCAGGCAGGCCTGGGCCGCAGTTTGCAGTTTGAGTCGTTTAAGCCGGGCCAGATCGTGGTGCGGGATTATTATGCGGAGCTGCCGATTTCCATCAAGGTGACCGGCCGATATCACGATATCGGCGCATTTGCCGCTGATATTGCCAATCTTTCCCGGATCGTGACGCTGAATAATATTTCCATCCTTCCCTCGGGCAAGGATGGCGGCAGCCTCACGATGGAAGCCACGGCAAGAACGTTCCGCTATCTGGACCCTGAAGAAATTCAGGCGCAGCGCCAGGCGGCGGGTGGAGCGAAGAAATGA
- the cyaY gene encoding iron donor protein CyaY, with the protein MTDLEFLDHAEKLLLAVEQGCDRINDTSDADLDAQRSGGMVTIAFQNGSQIVINLQKPLHEIWLAAQSGGYHYRFDGQRWMDTKGAGEFFEALDRSASEQSGLALSFAP; encoded by the coding sequence ATGACTGACCTCGAATTCCTGGACCACGCGGAAAAGCTCCTGCTCGCTGTCGAGCAAGGCTGCGATCGCATCAACGACACCTCCGACGCCGACCTGGACGCACAACGCTCCGGAGGCATGGTGACCATCGCGTTCCAGAACGGCAGCCAGATCGTCATCAACCTGCAAAAGCCGCTGCACGAAATCTGGCTGGCTGCGCAGTCCGGCGGCTACCACTACCGGTTCGACGGCCAGCGCTGGATGGACACCAAGGGGGCGGGCGAGTTCTTCGAAGCCCTGGACCGCAGCGCCAGCGAGCAGTCGGGACTGGCGTTGTCTTTCGCGCCCTGA
- a CDS encoding pilus assembly protein PilM gives MISLGSLFSRQSAPLLGIDISSSSVKLVELGRDKAGGLVLERCAIEQLERGWITDGNIEKFDEVAEALRRLVKKSGTRTKNVALALPPSAVITKRITLPGGMSEQELEVQVESEANQYIPFSLDEVSLDFCVVGPSKSSPGDVDVLIAASRREKVQDRQGLAEAAGLKPVIVDIESHASRLAAGRLIEALPNHGNDALVALFEVGALTTSMQVLRNDEVLYDRDQAFGGAQLTQLIVRQYGFSLEEAEGKKRSGDLPEDYQSAVLRPFVESMAQEIGRALQFFFTSTPYNRVDHIMLAGGSAPLPGLTEAVTQHSGCACTAINPFDGMEIGSAVRLKKMVREAPSYLTSCGLAMRRFLQ, from the coding sequence TTGATCTCTTTGGGGTCTTTGTTCAGTCGCCAGTCCGCGCCACTGCTGGGTATCGACATCAGTTCCTCAAGCGTCAAGCTGGTGGAGTTGGGGCGCGACAAGGCGGGAGGGCTGGTACTGGAGCGATGTGCGATCGAGCAGTTGGAGCGCGGTTGGATCACCGACGGCAACATCGAAAAATTCGATGAGGTCGCTGAGGCCCTGCGCCGGCTGGTCAAAAAGAGCGGCACCCGCACGAAAAACGTGGCGTTGGCCTTGCCGCCATCGGCCGTCATCACCAAGCGCATCACCTTGCCCGGCGGCATGTCCGAGCAGGAGCTGGAAGTGCAGGTGGAATCCGAAGCCAACCAGTACATCCCGTTCTCGCTCGACGAAGTGAGCCTGGACTTCTGCGTGGTCGGCCCGAGCAAGAGCTCGCCCGGCGATGTCGATGTGCTGATCGCGGCGTCGCGCCGCGAAAAGGTGCAGGACCGCCAGGGCCTGGCCGAAGCGGCGGGCCTCAAGCCCGTGATCGTCGACATCGAATCACATGCCTCCCGGCTGGCTGCGGGGCGTCTGATCGAAGCGCTGCCCAACCATGGCAACGATGCCTTGGTCGCGCTGTTCGAGGTCGGCGCCTTGACCACCAGCATGCAGGTGCTTCGCAACGACGAAGTGCTGTACGACCGCGACCAGGCCTTCGGCGGCGCGCAGCTGACGCAGCTGATCGTGCGGCAATACGGGTTCTCGCTGGAAGAGGCCGAAGGCAAGAAGCGCAGCGGCGATCTGCCGGAAGACTACCAGTCGGCTGTGCTGCGTCCCTTCGTGGAAAGCATGGCACAGGAAATCGGCCGTGCCCTGCAGTTTTTCTTCACCAGCACGCCCTACAACCGGGTCGATCACATCATGCTCGCGGGTGGCTCAGCGCCGCTGCCAGGCTTGACCGAGGCCGTGACCCAGCATTCAGGCTGCGCCTGCACCGCCATCAATCCGTTCGACGGCATGGAAATCGGAAGCGCCGTGCGATTGAAGAAGATGGTGCGCGAGGCGCCTTCCTACCTCACGTCATGTGGTCTGGCCATGCGGAGGTTTCTGCAGTGA
- a CDS encoding shikimate kinase, producing MQQPQLSLHLIGLPGSGKSTVGRQLARRLGIPFIDSDHVIEQRIGCSIRGFFDREGEAAFRDIEEQVIDELTVGRGAGPAHVLATGGGAVLRAPNRDRLRAHGKVVYLDASPEDIVRHVRHDTSRPLLQGADPLGRLKDLHQQRDALYRATAHYVVSTGRGKTVAALVNHIAMQLELASVG from the coding sequence TTGCAGCAACCCCAACTGAGTCTCCACCTCATCGGCCTACCAGGCTCCGGGAAATCCACCGTCGGGCGTCAACTCGCCCGGCGGCTGGGGATTCCCTTCATCGATTCGGACCACGTGATCGAGCAGCGCATCGGCTGCTCGATCCGTGGTTTTTTCGATCGTGAAGGGGAAGCCGCCTTTCGCGACATCGAAGAGCAGGTGATCGATGAGCTGACCGTGGGCCGAGGCGCGGGCCCGGCACATGTGCTGGCCACAGGCGGCGGCGCCGTGTTGCGTGCGCCCAACCGCGACCGCCTGAGGGCGCATGGCAAGGTGGTCTATCTCGACGCATCGCCCGAAGACATCGTTCGCCATGTGCGGCACGACACCTCTCGTCCCCTGCTGCAGGGAGCGGACCCGCTGGGCCGGTTGAAGGATCTGCACCAGCAGCGGGATGCGCTGTACCGGGCCACGGCCCACTACGTGGTGTCCACGGGGCGGGGCAAGACCGTCGCTGCGTTGGTGAATCACATCGCGATGCAACTGGAACTGGCCTCCGTCGGCTGA
- a CDS encoding beta strand repeat-containing protein — translation MKSFIKIIALSLAATLVACGGGGGSAGTTPGGTTPVSTAASVEILTSATGLASADKTGLTLTAVVKDAANNALSAQAVSFTASSGTLASIVGTTAADGKATAVLTAGTDRSNRNIAVTVKSGSITKSITIPVTGTTLTASGSSSLLTGATTNFAVSVKDSGGAAIAASTVAVTSSLGNAITMASTSTDANGAVTFAYAATRSGTDTVTIQSAGAQTQISINVTSVDFAFSAPTANTEVEVNTARTVSVRYASGGAGVAGKVISFSTTRGSVSPSQATTDANGIASTQASAASVGVATISAVVDNGAVTTLPLNFIASTPASLVLQTSSAALPPNVAGSSANQVQLRATVRDAAGNAVKGKTVFFTAVQDLSGGSIKTGSAVTDANGLATDVFISGATSTAANGVQIRATVANTNVTATSSLTISSQALFITIAANNTVEKLNTTYRKTFSAQVNDANGAPVANQNLTLSYWVPNYLKGSPLVFNDAASAWGYNQAGTVISCLNEDANRNGILDAGEDTNGNGQLTPGLPGVIAPASVTTDAAGSAEFTLTYGQQYAFWVNFELAAKAIVSGTESSSFFAFVAGAAVSDLTDKTSPPASVVSPFGRATSCSNPN, via the coding sequence ATGAAGTCATTCATCAAAATCATTGCCCTATCGCTGGCTGCCACTCTGGTCGCTTGCGGTGGCGGCGGGGGGAGCGCTGGCACCACGCCCGGAGGAACGACTCCGGTCAGCACGGCAGCCTCTGTGGAAATCTTGACGTCTGCCACGGGCCTGGCGTCGGCCGACAAGACCGGCCTGACGTTGACCGCCGTGGTGAAGGACGCCGCCAACAACGCGCTGTCCGCACAGGCGGTGTCGTTCACGGCATCCAGCGGCACGCTCGCAAGCATCGTGGGCACCACGGCTGCAGACGGCAAGGCGACGGCGGTGCTGACCGCCGGCACGGACCGTTCCAACCGCAACATCGCCGTCACGGTGAAGTCGGGATCGATCACGAAATCCATCACCATTCCGGTGACGGGTACCACGTTGACCGCATCGGGTTCGTCGTCGCTCCTGACCGGCGCCACGACCAATTTCGCGGTGAGCGTGAAGGACAGCGGCGGTGCGGCCATTGCCGCCAGCACGGTGGCCGTCACGTCGTCCCTGGGCAATGCCATCACCATGGCCAGCACTTCGACGGACGCCAATGGCGCCGTGACGTTCGCTTACGCGGCAACGCGCAGCGGTACGGACACCGTGACCATCCAGAGCGCCGGTGCACAGACGCAGATTTCCATCAACGTCACCAGCGTGGATTTCGCGTTCTCGGCGCCCACGGCCAACACCGAAGTCGAGGTCAATACGGCGCGGACGGTCTCCGTGCGCTACGCATCCGGCGGCGCTGGTGTGGCGGGCAAGGTCATCTCGTTCAGCACCACCCGCGGCTCGGTGTCTCCCAGCCAGGCGACGACCGATGCCAATGGCATTGCGTCTACGCAGGCTTCGGCCGCATCCGTGGGCGTGGCGACGATCAGCGCGGTGGTGGACAACGGTGCCGTGACCACGCTGCCGCTGAATTTCATCGCTTCGACGCCAGCCTCGCTGGTGCTGCAGACGTCTTCCGCCGCTTTGCCCCCGAACGTGGCAGGCAGCTCAGCCAATCAGGTCCAGTTGCGCGCCACGGTGCGTGATGCCGCCGGCAACGCCGTCAAGGGCAAGACCGTTTTCTTCACGGCAGTGCAGGACCTGAGCGGTGGCAGCATCAAGACGGGCTCCGCCGTCACGGATGCCAACGGCTTGGCGACGGACGTCTTCATCTCCGGCGCCACGTCCACGGCCGCCAACGGCGTGCAGATTCGTGCAACGGTCGCGAACACCAATGTGACGGCCACGTCTTCGCTCACGATCAGCAGCCAGGCGCTCTTCATCACGATCGCAGCCAACAACACGGTTGAAAAGCTGAACACGACGTACCGCAAGACGTTCTCTGCTCAAGTGAACGATGCCAACGGCGCACCCGTGGCGAATCAAAATCTGACGCTTTCCTATTGGGTTCCTAACTATCTCAAAGGCTCGCCTTTGGTCTTTAACGATGCGGCCTCTGCTTGGGGCTACAACCAAGCAGGCACTGTAATTTCTTGTCTTAACGAAGACGCGAATCGCAACGGTATTCTGGATGCGGGCGAAGATACCAATGGCAATGGCCAACTCACGCCAGGTTTGCCTGGAGTGATTGCACCTGCATCGGTGACGACCGATGCGGCCGGCTCTGCCGAGTTCACGTTGACCTACGGACAGCAGTACGCCTTTTGGGTGAATTTCGAACTGGCTGCTAAGGCTATCGTGTCCGGGACGGAATCCAGCTCCTTCTTTGCATTCGTGGCAGGGGCCGCAGTGTCTGACTTGACGGACAAAACGAGTCCGCCGGCTTCCGTTGTGAGCCCCTTCGGAAGAGCAACCAGTTGCAGCAACCCCAACTGA
- a CDS encoding pilus assembly protein PilP translates to MRMWHIALLAVCAALMGCESSGQDELRQWMTDLRANTKPRITPLTEPKQFQPQNYQADGATDPFNSIKLTQALRRDSTQLAANATLIAPEMARRKEPLEAYPLDTMSMVGSLNKTGTPTALLKVDNLLYQVRVGNYLGQNYGRITQITETAIQLREIVQDATGDWIERQTTLDLQEGKK, encoded by the coding sequence ATGAGAATGTGGCACATCGCTTTGCTGGCAGTCTGCGCGGCGTTGATGGGTTGCGAATCTTCGGGACAGGACGAGCTTCGCCAGTGGATGACGGATTTGCGTGCCAATACCAAGCCGCGCATTACCCCCCTCACCGAACCCAAGCAATTCCAGCCGCAAAACTATCAGGCGGATGGAGCAACGGACCCCTTCAATTCCATCAAATTGACGCAGGCCCTGAGGCGTGACTCGACCCAATTGGCGGCCAACGCCACCTTGATTGCCCCAGAAATGGCGCGACGCAAGGAGCCTTTGGAAGCTTATCCCCTGGATACCATGTCCATGGTCGGCAGTTTGAATAAAACCGGCACGCCGACGGCCTTGCTCAAGGTGGATAACTTGTTGTACCAGGTTCGAGTTGGTAATTATCTTGGACAGAATTATGGAAGGATTACCCAAATCACTGAAACAGCCATTCAGCTGCGGGAAATCGTTCAGGATGCAACGGGTGACTGGATAGAGCGTCAGACCACGCTCGATCTCCAAGAGGGGAAGAAATGA
- a CDS encoding PilN domain-containing protein, producing MILINLLPHREAARKRRKESFQATMFASFLVGLAIAGGIYWWYQMVITAQQDKNTFLQSEIKVLEGQIKEIATIEEEIAALSARQKAVEDLQSDRNLPVHLLNELVQQLPDGVYVTNLKQVDQVITMQGMAQSNERVSEMLRNLADNTPWFSKPELVEIVAANIALNPREQRRVASFNLRFRLMRTSEAQKAMDAASVPATAPKAVGK from the coding sequence GTGATTCTCATCAACCTGCTTCCCCATCGCGAGGCGGCCCGAAAACGCCGCAAGGAATCGTTCCAGGCAACGATGTTCGCGTCCTTTCTGGTGGGGCTCGCCATCGCTGGCGGTATCTATTGGTGGTACCAGATGGTCATCACCGCCCAGCAGGACAAGAACACGTTCCTGCAAAGCGAGATCAAGGTTCTGGAAGGCCAGATCAAGGAAATCGCGACCATCGAAGAAGAAATCGCGGCCCTTAGCGCGCGCCAGAAGGCTGTGGAGGACCTGCAGTCGGATCGCAATCTGCCGGTGCACTTGCTCAATGAACTGGTTCAACAGCTGCCAGATGGGGTTTACGTTACCAATCTCAAGCAAGTCGACCAGGTGATCACGATGCAGGGGATGGCGCAATCGAACGAGCGTGTGTCGGAGATGCTGCGCAATCTAGCGGACAACACACCGTGGTTCTCCAAGCCCGAATTGGTAGAGATCGTTGCGGCCAACATCGCGCTGAACCCGAGGGAGCAGCGCCGCGTGGCCTCCTTCAACCTACGGTTCCGGCTGATGCGCACCAGCGAGGCGCAAAAAGCCATGGACGCCGCGAGCGTCCCTGCCACTGCACCCAAAGCGGTTGGAAAGTGA
- the lptM gene encoding LPS translocon maturation chaperone LptM, whose protein sequence is MLRASQILVRTLALAASAAALSGCGQRGPLYLPTDPAASQRATLPQTLDPMRDTPTPAPIVPTAPSRSASSPTP, encoded by the coding sequence ATGTTGAGAGCATCGCAAATTCTAGTCAGGACGCTTGCCCTTGCTGCGAGTGCGGCGGCCCTGTCGGGCTGCGGCCAGCGCGGCCCGCTGTACCTGCCCACCGACCCCGCTGCCAGCCAGCGGGCCACCCTGCCCCAGACGCTGGACCCGATGCGCGACACGCCCACGCCGGCGCCGATCGTCCCCACCGCCCCCTCCCGTTCCGCTTCCTCCCCGACCCCATGA